One genomic window of Diospyros lotus cultivar Yz01 chromosome 8, ASM1463336v1, whole genome shotgun sequence includes the following:
- the LOC127807149 gene encoding putative E3 ubiquitin-protein ligase LIN-2: MASLQELLAQEGFERGKFHRRRLRFRDRTREDESTALPIYICHGRNGHGNSKDPPAQIVSQRRGSSDSGRSRLSNSMSIAGEPAMDEVAVRAVVSILSGYIGQYLRDERFRESIREKCFSCFTRRNESSDNGIFANMELGVESIDKLVENPGTKSELKLKLLRNSIRLLNIVASLNSEGSRNGSTCGTLNSHLSACAQLYLAIVYKLEKNDRISARHLLRVFCDSPFLARTHLLPELWEHFFLPHLLHLKVWYSEELEFLSNSDYVGKEKKMKALCKVYNDQIDAGTTQFALYYKEWLKVGAQPPPVPSIPLPSRPSHASSRRRSLEYPLTSHSSVDKSLYRVVLGSTLLERRSMDFDDRSRALVNTWDLEEGEKAYYVHEDNVRQPGSAEHRTMAHRSSSSRNYTNPKSDYFCLLGCRSEPAERSVQGNQIGSRDSIRRSQNIHPPPNDFSRAIIAICSPDSISECEVAIRVITKTWLDLQADPTIEEALSKAPVIEGMLDVLHSSTDDEILELTISLIAELVTRNDANRHIILNSDPQLTIFMALFRSNSLFLKAAILLFLVKPKAKQMISIEWVPLVLQVLEFGDQLQTLLAVRCSPQVAAYYFLDQLLTGFDEDKNLENARLLVSIGGLRLLVKRMEIGDANEKAKAASIILCCIQAEGSCRHYLAKNLKKSSLIELLVPRRQTDSQWLAVALLTELLCLNRRTEVTRFLEGLLSERESLNTLHILFAYLQKARIQEQPVVAAILLQLDLLGDPMNCSVYRHEVVEAITVALGCWTCNEEVQEQSARALSLLGGCFSYTGQPTTEKWLLKEAGFSDNSGDFFQGKNIVVAGLIDLNEEDDATHDWQRKAASVLLTCGKKTFLAAFSNSISNGIPCLARASLVTVAWVTRYLDSIGDDDLQLAACTVLLPCLIESLNDDNALEGRVLASFTLHTLLKSSADCFSIISSVDDVLTSRLRDLSRVTWTAKELISAIRSSSRHRILS, translated from the exons ATGGCGTCTCTTCAGGAGCTGCTAGCCCAGGAGGGATTTGAGCGCGGCAAATTCCATCGAAGGCGACTCCGGTTCAGAGACAGAACAAGAGAAGATGAGTCCACTGCCTTGCCCATATACATCTGCCATGGCCGAAACGGCCACGGAAACTCCAAGGACCCGCCGGCCCAGATCGTTTCACAGCGGAGAGGGAGCTCCGATTCAGGGAGATCGAGATTATCGAATTCCATGTCGATAGCAGGCGAGCCCGCAATGGACGAGGTTGCGGTTCGAGCGGTTGTTTCGATTCTGAGCGGATACATAGGGCAGTATCTCAGGGACGAGAGGTTTCGCGAATCTATTCGGGAGAAGTGTTTTTCATGCTTCACGAGAAGAAACGAGAGTTCGGATAATGGGATTTTCGCGAACATGGAATTGGGGGTGGAGAGCATCGACAAATTGGTGGAGAATCCGGGGACCAAGAGTGAATTGAAGCTCAAATTGTTGAGAAATTCGATTCGGCTTCTGAATATTGTCGCTTCGCTGAATTCTGAAGGCTCGAGGAATGGTTCGACTTGTGGAACGCTGAATTCTCATCTCTCGGCCTGCGCGCAGCTATACCTGGCCATTGTTTACAAGCTCGAGAAAAATGACAGGATTTCGGCGAGGCATCTGCTTCGAGTGTTCTGTGATTCGCCGTTTCTTGCGCGAACGCATTTGCTTCCTGAGCTTTGGGagcatttctttcttccccacctTCTCCATCTCAAGGTTTGGTATTCTGAAGAGCTTGAATTTCTGTCGAATTCGGACTATGTTggcaaggagaagaagatgaaagctCTTTGCAAG GTCTACAATGATCAAATTGACGCGGGGACCACTCAATTTGCTCTTTACTACAAGGAATGGCTTAAAGTTGGTGCTCAACCCCCTCCAGTTCCTTCGATTCCTTTGCCATCAAGACCCAGTCATGCTTCTTCTAGGAGGAGATCGTTGGAATATCCTTTGACTTCACATTCCTCTGTTGATAAATCTTT ATACCGAGTTGTTCTTGGCTCAACACTACTTGAGAGGAGGTCAATGGACTTTGACGATAGAAGTCGAGCTTTGGTCAATACATGGGATTTGGAGGAAGGAGAGAAGGCttattatgtacatgaagataATGTGAGGCAGCCTGGTTCTGCTGAA CATAGAACCATGGCGCATAGAAGTTCATCGAGCCGGAACTATACAAATCCAAAATCAGATTACTTTTGCCTTCTTGGTTGCCGTAGTGAACCAGCAGAACGCAGTGTGCAAGGTAATCAAATAGGTAGCAGAGACTCAATCAGGAGGTCCCAGAACATACATCCTCCCCCCAATGATTTTAGCAGGGCAATCATCGCCATTTGTTCCCCTGACAGCATAAGCGAGTGTGAAGTGGCAATCCGCGTGATTACCAAAACTTGGCTGGATTTACAGGCTGATCCCACTATCGAGGAAGCATTGTCAAAGGCACCTGTGATTGAGGGAATGCTAGACGTTTTACACTCATCCACTGACGATGAAATTCTAGAACTGACAATCTCACTCATAGCCGAATTAGTCACCAGGAATGATGCAAATAGGCATATTATACTGAACTCGGATCCACAGCTTACTATCTTCATGGCACTATTCAGGAGCAATAGTCTATTTCTAAAGGCAGCTATTTTGCTTTTCCTAGTGAAGCCGAAGGCAAAACAGATGATATCAATCGAGTGGGTTCCACTAGTCCTCCAAGTGTTGGAGTTTGGGGATCAGTTGCAGACTTTATTAGCAGTTCGCTGCAGTCCTCAGGTGGCTGCATATTATTTCCTAGATCAACTTCTTACCGGTTTTGATGAGGACAAGAATTTGGAGAACGCTAGGCTGCTTGTTTCTATCGGGGGACTGAGATTGTTGGTGAAAAGGATGGAGATTGGGGATGCCAATGAGAAGGCAAAAGCTGCTTCAATTATATTGTGCTGCATTCAAGCTGAAGGAAGCTGTCGCCATTATCTAGCCAAGAATTTGAAGAAGAGTTCCCTTATTGAACTCCTCGTTCCGCGAAGGCAAACGGATTCCCAGTGGCTTGCTGTTGCATTGCTAACCGAGTTACTTTGCCTCAATCG AAGGACCGAGGTGACTAGATTCTTAGAAGGATTACTAAGTGAACGGGAGAGCTTGAACACCCTGCATATCTTGTTCGCCTACCTCCAGAAGGCTCGAATCCAAGAGCAGCCTGTGGTTGCAGCCATACTATTACAGCTTGATCTTCTG GGAGATCCTATGAACTGCAGTGTATATAGACATGAAGTAGTAGAGGCAATAACAGTTGCTCTGGGTTGTTGGACTTGTAACGAAGAGGTCCAGGAACAATCAGCAAGAGCTCTATCATTATTGGGAGGATGCTTTTCTTACACGGGACAGCCAACAACAGAAAAATGGCTTTTGAAGGAAGCGGGTTTTAGCGATAACTCTGGAGATTTCTTTCAGGGAAAGAATATTGTCGTTGCCGGGTTGATAGACTTG AATGAAGAGGACGATGCAACGCATGATTGGCAGAGGAAAGCAGCTTCAGTTTTGCTTACCTGTGGGAAAAAGACATTCCTGGCTGCATTTTCTAATTCCATATCGAATGGAATACCGTGTTTAGCCCGAGCAAGCCTTGTCACTGTGGCGTGGGTGACCAGGTATCTCGATTCAATTGGAGATGACGATCTTCAGTTAGCTGCGTGTACAGTTCTTCTTCCATGTTTGATAGAATCCTTGAACGATGACAATGCCCTTGAAGGCAGAGTGCTTGCTTCATTCACATTACATACTCTCCTCAAGAGTTCAGCAG ATTGTTTCTCCATAATCTCGTCTGTGGATGACGTGCTGACGAGTCGTCTCCGGGATCTATCCCGAGTGACATGGACAGCTAAAGAGCTTATTTCAGCCATCAGAAGCAGTTCGAGGCACAGAATCTTGAGCTAG